Proteins encoded by one window of Ramlibacter tataouinensis:
- a CDS encoding YfhL family 4Fe-4S dicluster ferredoxin — protein MALMITDECINCDVCEPECPNEAISLGPEIYQIDPAKCTECVGHFDQPQCVQVCPVACIPVDPAHVEDRETLWQKYRRLQAQAAPPEPAGAQPVATAPGGNPPSA, from the coding sequence ATGGCCTTGATGATCACCGACGAGTGCATCAATTGCGATGTGTGCGAGCCCGAGTGCCCGAACGAGGCGATTTCGCTCGGCCCCGAGATCTACCAGATCGATCCCGCGAAGTGCACCGAATGCGTCGGCCACTTCGACCAGCCGCAGTGCGTGCAGGTCTGCCCGGTGGCGTGCATTCCGGTGGACCCGGCGCACGTCGAGGATCGGGAGACGCTGTGGCAGAAGTACCGGCGCCTGCAGGCCCAGGCGGCCCCGCCCGAACCCGCTGGCGCGCAGCCCGTTGCCACCGCCCCCGGCGGCAATCCTCCTAGCGCCTGA
- a CDS encoding amidase — protein sequence MSKQSQGHALHELTATELVEGYRRGDFSPVEATRSVLGHIERWERHLHALYLLRPERALEQARASEDRWRRGAPLGPIDGVPLTLKDNIATEGDPMPLGTAAVEPVAMPADAPPAARVREGGGVLVAKTTMPDYGMLSSGLSSFHALARNPWDRSKTPGGSSSGAGAAAAAGYGPLHVGTDIGGSLRLPAGWCGIFTLKPSLGRIPIDPPYMGRAAGPMTRTVADSALFMQVLSGADARDSMNLPWQDIAWQDADAGPERLKGLRIGLLLEAGCGLAVLPEVRAAVERAARLFERAGAIVQPLQPFMTQGMLDGMDHFWRMRSYLDMKALPPARKASVLPYIQQWGDSAAGMSGEAVFKAFSQFHATRVAAVNACRAFDYVISPTSPVPAFPAELPSPTNDPLRPLEHIGFTVPFNMSEQPAASINCGYTSDGLPIGLQIAGQRFDDLGVLQVSRAFEQIREPQRPWPQPPSEALDHVD from the coding sequence ATGTCGAAGCAGTCCCAGGGCCATGCGCTGCATGAACTCACGGCCACCGAACTCGTAGAAGGCTATCGCCGGGGCGATTTCTCCCCGGTGGAAGCCACCCGCTCCGTGCTCGGCCACATCGAGCGCTGGGAGCGCCACCTGCATGCGCTGTACCTGCTGCGGCCCGAGCGGGCGCTGGAGCAGGCGCGCGCCAGCGAGGACCGCTGGCGCCGCGGCGCGCCGCTGGGCCCGATCGACGGCGTGCCGCTCACGCTCAAGGACAACATCGCCACCGAGGGCGATCCCATGCCGCTGGGCACGGCGGCGGTCGAGCCGGTGGCGATGCCGGCCGACGCGCCGCCGGCCGCACGGGTGCGCGAGGGCGGCGGCGTGCTGGTGGCCAAGACCACCATGCCCGACTACGGCATGCTGTCCTCCGGCCTGTCCAGCTTCCACGCGCTGGCGCGCAACCCCTGGGACCGCAGCAAGACGCCCGGCGGCTCCAGTTCCGGCGCCGGCGCCGCGGCGGCGGCCGGCTACGGGCCGCTGCACGTGGGCACCGACATCGGCGGCTCTCTGCGCCTGCCGGCCGGCTGGTGCGGCATCTTCACCCTCAAGCCCAGCCTGGGCCGCATCCCGATCGACCCGCCCTACATGGGCCGCGCCGCCGGGCCGATGACCCGCACCGTGGCCGACTCGGCCCTGTTCATGCAGGTGTTGTCCGGCGCCGATGCGCGCGACAGCATGAACCTGCCCTGGCAGGACATCGCCTGGCAGGACGCGGACGCCGGGCCCGAGCGCCTGAAGGGCCTGCGCATCGGCCTGCTGCTGGAAGCCGGCTGCGGACTGGCGGTGCTGCCGGAAGTGCGCGCCGCCGTCGAGCGCGCCGCACGCCTGTTCGAGCGCGCCGGCGCCATCGTGCAGCCGCTGCAGCCGTTCATGACCCAGGGCATGCTGGACGGCATGGACCACTTCTGGCGCATGCGCTCGTACCTGGACATGAAGGCGCTGCCGCCGGCGCGCAAGGCCAGTGTGCTGCCCTACATCCAGCAATGGGGCGACAGCGCCGCCGGCATGAGCGGCGAAGCCGTGTTCAAGGCCTTCAGCCAGTTCCATGCGACGCGCGTGGCGGCGGTGAACGCCTGCCGCGCCTTCGACTACGTGATCTCGCCGACCTCGCCGGTGCCGGCCTTCCCGGCCGAGCTGCCCTCGCCCACCAACGACCCGCTGCGGCCGCTGGAGCACATCGGCTTCACGGTGCCGTTCAACATGTCCGAGCAGCCGGCGGCGTCGATCAACTGCGGCTACACCTCGGACGGCCTGCCGATCGGCCTGCAGATCGCCGGCCAGCGCTTCGACGACCTCGGGGTGCTGCAGGTGTCGCGCGCCTTCGAGCAGATCCGCGAGCCGCAGCGGCCCTGGCCCCAGCCGCCTTCCGAGGCGCTGGACCATGTCGACTGA
- a CDS encoding alpha/beta fold hydrolase: protein MTLILLPGLAGNEAMWRDQLAALADFRPRVSDAHMRHDTLPEMAAALLARHPGELVLCGASMGGMVAMEAARQAPARVRGLALLGTSARPEDDAMRAVREKAIALFAQGRAREVIEPNVAMAFHPDRATDTELAARYLDFVLEAGAAQLIRQNRAVMDRPDARVHLPALRCPVLVMCGEDDQLTPAELSREIAALAPGAQLAMVPRCGHMLTMEQPDAVNRELRRWLKTVLA from the coding sequence ATGACCCTGATCCTGCTGCCCGGCCTGGCCGGCAACGAAGCCATGTGGCGCGACCAGCTCGCCGCGCTGGCCGATTTCCGTCCCCGCGTGAGCGACGCCCACATGCGCCACGACACGCTGCCGGAGATGGCCGCCGCCCTGCTGGCGCGCCACCCCGGCGAACTGGTGCTGTGCGGAGCCTCGATGGGCGGCATGGTGGCGATGGAGGCGGCGCGCCAGGCGCCGGCACGCGTCCGCGGCCTGGCCCTGCTGGGCACCAGCGCCCGGCCCGAGGACGACGCCATGCGGGCCGTGCGCGAGAAGGCCATCGCGCTGTTCGCCCAGGGCCGCGCCCGCGAGGTGATCGAGCCCAACGTGGCGATGGCGTTCCACCCCGACCGGGCCACGGACACCGAGCTGGCGGCGCGCTACCTCGACTTCGTGCTGGAGGCCGGTGCCGCCCAGCTGATCCGCCAGAACCGCGCCGTCATGGACCGCCCCGATGCGCGCGTCCACCTGCCCGCGCTGCGCTGCCCGGTGCTGGTGATGTGCGGCGAGGACGACCAGCTCACGCCGGCCGAGCTGTCGCGCGAAATCGCCGCGCTGGCCCCCGGCGCGCAGCTGGCGATGGTGCCGCGCTGCGGCCACATGCTGACGATGGAACAGCCGGACGCCGTCAACCGCGAGCTGCGGCGCTGGCTGAAGACGGTGCTGGCCTAG
- a CDS encoding ABC transporter substrate-binding protein, with product MLNRRTVLSSAALAALPLALPELALAQSRKDSIVLAMALEPSPGLDPTGGAASSIAEVTLYNIYETLTKIHPDGSVTPLLAESWEVSPDLTTYTFRLRKGVKFHNGEPFNAQAVKFSFDRAGGDKSTNKDKRTFAALTTRVVDDHTVVILTKEIDPDFPFLMGQATAIIVEPKSADTNATKPTGTGPYRLENWVKGSSVTLSKWDDYRNAANIKLKRATFRFIADPAAQVAALLAGDVDAFPRVTPRSVEQFKGNPRFQVVVSGSRAKTILAINNKKKPFDDVRVRRAVNMAIDNKAVIQGAGDGYGVPIGSYYPPSAPGYVDLTSVNAYNPDRARALLKEAGVTGPIEVTITLPPPPYARQGGEVIASQLSKVGINAKLQNVEWAQWLSNVYGGAHNYDMTIISHVEPFDLGNFARPGYYWNYQSPKFNDLYGKYKGTANAKERTKLLGEIQRLVADDAPMGFLYQPQWVTVASKDVKGLWKDMPIFCNDLSSLSKA from the coding sequence ATGCTGAATCGACGGACCGTCCTTTCCTCCGCCGCGCTGGCGGCGCTGCCGCTGGCCCTGCCCGAACTCGCGCTGGCCCAGAGCCGCAAGGACTCCATCGTGCTGGCCATGGCGCTGGAGCCGAGCCCGGGCCTGGACCCCACCGGCGGCGCCGCCTCCTCCATCGCGGAAGTCACCCTGTACAACATCTACGAGACGCTGACCAAGATCCACCCGGACGGCAGCGTCACGCCGCTGCTGGCCGAGAGCTGGGAGGTCTCGCCCGACCTGACCACCTACACCTTCAGGCTGCGCAAGGGCGTGAAGTTCCACAACGGCGAGCCGTTCAACGCGCAGGCCGTCAAGTTCTCGTTCGACCGCGCCGGCGGCGACAAGAGCACCAACAAGGACAAGCGCACCTTCGCCGCCCTCACCACCCGCGTGGTCGACGACCACACGGTGGTGATCCTGACCAAGGAAATCGACCCCGACTTCCCGTTCCTCATGGGGCAGGCCACGGCCATCATCGTCGAGCCCAAGAGCGCCGACACCAATGCCACCAAGCCCACCGGCACCGGCCCCTACCGGCTGGAGAACTGGGTCAAGGGCTCCTCGGTCACGTTGTCCAAGTGGGACGACTACCGCAACGCCGCCAACATCAAGCTCAAGCGCGCCACCTTCCGCTTCATCGCCGACCCGGCGGCGCAGGTCGCCGCGCTGCTGGCCGGCGACGTCGACGCCTTCCCGCGCGTGACGCCGCGCAGCGTCGAGCAGTTCAAGGGCAACCCGCGCTTCCAGGTGGTGGTGTCGGGCTCGCGCGCCAAGACCATCCTGGCCATCAACAACAAGAAGAAGCCGTTCGACGACGTGCGCGTGCGCCGGGCGGTGAACATGGCCATCGACAACAAGGCGGTCATCCAGGGCGCCGGCGACGGCTACGGCGTGCCGATCGGCAGCTACTACCCGCCCAGCGCGCCCGGCTACGTGGACCTGACCAGCGTCAACGCCTACAACCCGGACCGCGCCCGCGCGCTGCTGAAGGAAGCCGGCGTGACCGGCCCGATCGAGGTCACGATCACGCTGCCGCCGCCCCCCTACGCGCGCCAGGGCGGGGAGGTGATCGCCTCGCAGCTGTCCAAGGTCGGCATCAACGCCAAGCTGCAGAACGTGGAATGGGCGCAGTGGCTGTCCAACGTCTACGGCGGCGCCCACAACTACGACATGACGATCATCTCGCACGTCGAACCCTTCGACCTGGGCAACTTCGCGCGGCCGGGCTACTACTGGAACTACCAGTCGCCCAAGTTCAACGACCTGTACGGCAAGTACAAGGGCACGGCCAACGCCAAGGAGCGCACGAAGCTGCTGGGCGAGATCCAGCGGCTGGTCGCCGACGACGCGCCGATGGGCTTCCTCTACCAGCCGCAGTGGGTCACGGTGGCCAGCAAGGACGTCAAGGGCCTGTGGAAGGACATGCCGATCTTCTGCAACGACCTGTCGTCCCTGTCCAAGGCCTGA
- a CDS encoding ABC transporter permease, protein MSAVPVAAASPAAGPGFWRRALSHRSFVIGAVLSLLLVLAAALSLVWTPHSPYDVDMSAKLLPPGPGYWLGTDPYGRDLLSLLLVGARASIVVGVVAVGIGLLIGTALGLLASARRGWVEEIIMRVADFGFAFPAILSAIMLTAVFGPGMVNAIIAIGIYNIPTFARITRASANAIWAREFVLAARACGKGAFSITMEHVLPNILSVLIVQATIRFAIAILAEAALSYLGLGTQPPQPSWGRMLSEAQTLMFQSPLLAVFPGVAIALAVLGLNLLGDGLRDLFDPRLARKR, encoded by the coding sequence ATGAGTGCCGTCCCCGTAGCCGCGGCGTCCCCCGCCGCCGGACCCGGCTTCTGGCGCCGCGCCCTGAGCCACCGCAGCTTCGTGATCGGTGCGGTGCTCAGCCTGCTGCTGGTGCTGGCCGCCGCGCTGTCGCTGGTGTGGACGCCGCACTCGCCCTACGACGTGGACATGTCGGCCAAGCTGCTGCCGCCGGGCCCCGGGTACTGGCTCGGCACCGACCCGTATGGCCGCGACCTGCTGTCGCTGCTGCTGGTGGGCGCGCGCGCCTCCATCGTGGTGGGCGTGGTCGCCGTCGGCATCGGCCTGCTGATCGGCACGGCGCTGGGCCTGCTCGCTTCGGCCAGGCGCGGCTGGGTCGAGGAAATCATCATGCGGGTGGCCGACTTCGGCTTCGCTTTCCCCGCGATCCTGTCGGCGATCATGCTGACGGCCGTGTTCGGGCCCGGCATGGTCAACGCGATCATCGCCATCGGCATCTACAACATCCCGACCTTCGCGCGCATCACCCGGGCCTCGGCCAACGCCATCTGGGCGCGCGAGTTCGTGCTCGCCGCCCGCGCCTGCGGCAAGGGCGCGTTCAGCATCACGATGGAGCACGTGCTGCCCAACATCCTGTCGGTGCTGATCGTGCAGGCCACCATCCGCTTCGCGATCGCCATCCTGGCCGAAGCGGCGCTGTCCTACCTGGGGCTGGGCACCCAGCCGCCGCAGCCGTCCTGGGGCCGGATGCTCAGCGAGGCGCAGACGCTGATGTTCCAGTCGCCGCTGCTGGCGGTGTTCCCGGGCGTGGCCATCGCCCTGGCGGTGCTCGGCCTGAACCTGCTGGGCGACGGCCTGCGCGACCTGTTCGACCCGCGCCTCGCGCGCAAGCGCTGA
- a CDS encoding 50S ribosomal protein L25/general stress protein Ctc: MKFVAFERSKQGTGASRRLRNTGRTPGIVYGGEGQPQLIELDHNALWHALKKEAFHSSILEMELNGNASKVLLRDVQMHPFRQLVQHIDFQRVDARTRLTMKVPVHYVKAEESQAVKLEHCVVTPVISDLEISCLPGDLPEFIEVDLSGLKKGMSLHLADINLPKGVSAVTHGKKNPVLVSVMATAAEESAAEGEAAAAAPAAEAKPAAKEAKGKK, encoded by the coding sequence ATGAAATTCGTCGCTTTCGAGCGCAGCAAGCAGGGTACGGGTGCGAGCCGCCGCCTGCGCAACACCGGCCGCACGCCGGGCATCGTCTACGGTGGCGAGGGCCAGCCCCAGCTGATCGAGCTGGACCACAACGCCCTGTGGCACGCCCTCAAGAAGGAAGCCTTCCATTCCTCCATCCTCGAGATGGAACTGAATGGCAACGCCAGCAAGGTGCTGCTGCGCGACGTGCAGATGCACCCGTTCCGCCAGCTGGTCCAGCACATCGACTTCCAGCGCGTGGATGCCCGCACCCGGCTGACCATGAAGGTGCCGGTGCACTACGTCAAGGCCGAGGAATCGCAGGCCGTCAAGCTCGAGCACTGCGTCGTCACGCCGGTGATCTCCGACCTGGAAATCTCCTGCCTGCCCGGCGACCTGCCCGAGTTCATCGAAGTGGACCTGTCCGGCCTGAAGAAGGGCATGTCGCTGCACCTGGCCGACATCAACCTGCCCAAGGGCGTGAGCGCCGTCACCCACGGCAAGAAGAACCCGGTCCTGGTGTCGGTGATGGCCACCGCCGCCGAGGAATCGGCCGCCGAGGGCGAAGCCGCGGCAGCGGCGCCGGCCGCCGAAGCCAAGCCGGCGGCCAAGGAAGCCAAGGGCAAGAAGTAA
- a CDS encoding tetratricopeptide repeat protein, translating into MSTDALGNPVTLEAGGAALAALDDFVLGFIASEARAVNVLSAAQDPSPIVQASIAAVHMFAESPAAPANARPFIGQALAGAARATPREQRFIQAVAAWVEGDVPRAIRLHEEQAREHPRDLASLKLGQYHLFNRGDSPGMLRLALAALPAAGDVPYLHGMLAFGWEQCHGLEQAETHARRAIAMCRKEPWAHHALAHVMLTQGRLSEGHAFLQDVSDTWQGLNSFMVTHNWWHQALFALELDRVDEVLQLYDRQVWGVARDYSQDQVNAVSLLARLELAGIDVGGRWQELADELAPRTADQVLPFLDLQYLLGLARAGRPQADTLLRNIESHAAAAPPPERATWQDVCVPAARGLLAWARGEHEPAARELGQALPRMLEVGGSHAQRDLFAQIHLDALVRSGRLGGAQNLLQPQLRQQPESRRLRRQAAQLYAALGLADAAAHFL; encoded by the coding sequence ATGTCGACTGACGCGCTCGGCAATCCGGTCACACTCGAAGCCGGCGGCGCCGCACTGGCGGCGCTGGACGATTTCGTCCTGGGCTTCATCGCCAGCGAGGCGCGCGCGGTCAACGTACTGTCGGCGGCGCAGGACCCGTCCCCCATCGTGCAGGCCAGCATCGCGGCAGTGCACATGTTCGCCGAATCGCCCGCGGCGCCAGCCAACGCCCGCCCCTTCATCGGCCAGGCGCTGGCCGGCGCCGCCCGTGCCACGCCGCGCGAGCAGCGCTTCATCCAGGCGGTCGCCGCCTGGGTGGAAGGCGATGTGCCGCGCGCGATCCGGCTGCACGAGGAGCAGGCGCGCGAGCACCCGCGCGACCTGGCCTCGCTCAAGCTGGGCCAGTACCACCTGTTCAACCGGGGCGATTCGCCCGGCATGCTGCGGCTGGCGCTCGCCGCGCTGCCGGCGGCCGGCGACGTGCCCTACCTGCATGGCATGCTGGCCTTCGGCTGGGAGCAGTGCCACGGGCTGGAGCAGGCCGAAACGCACGCGCGCCGCGCCATCGCGATGTGCCGCAAGGAGCCCTGGGCCCACCATGCGCTGGCCCACGTGATGCTCACCCAGGGGCGCCTCAGCGAAGGCCATGCGTTCCTGCAGGACGTGAGCGACACCTGGCAGGGCCTGAACTCGTTCATGGTGACGCACAACTGGTGGCACCAGGCGCTGTTCGCGCTCGAGCTGGACCGCGTCGACGAGGTGCTGCAGCTGTACGACCGGCAGGTCTGGGGCGTGGCGCGGGACTACAGCCAGGACCAGGTCAATGCCGTGTCGCTGCTGGCGCGCCTGGAGCTGGCCGGCATCGACGTGGGCGGTCGCTGGCAGGAACTGGCGGACGAACTGGCGCCGCGCACGGCCGACCAGGTGCTGCCCTTCCTCGACCTGCAATACCTGCTGGGGCTGGCGCGCGCGGGCCGGCCGCAAGCCGACACGCTGCTGCGCAACATCGAAAGCCATGCCGCCGCGGCGCCGCCGCCCGAGCGCGCAACCTGGCAGGACGTGTGCGTGCCGGCGGCGCGCGGCCTGCTGGCCTGGGCGCGCGGCGAGCACGAGCCGGCGGCGCGCGAGCTCGGGCAGGCCCTGCCCCGCATGCTGGAGGTCGGCGGCAGCCACGCCCAGCGCGACCTGTTCGCGCAGATCCACCTGGATGCGCTGGTGCGCAGCGGCCGCCTGGGCGGCGCCCAGAACTTGCTGCAACCCCAGCTGCGCCAGCAGCCCGAATCGCGCCGCCTGCGCCGGCAGGCCGCGCAGCTGTATGCCGCCCTCGGCCTGGCCGACGCGGCGGCCCATTTCCTATGA
- a CDS encoding ABC transporter permease yields MSVFLFKRLITLVATLFGASVVVFLVLEILPGNAAQILMGPDASPEAVQALAHKLGIDRPPLERYFDWVGGMLTGDLGTSYAYSTPVSELVLERLSLTVPLAVMAMLLTALIALAAGVYAAARHNKLGDVGVMGLSQIGIAIPNFWFAILLILLFSVHLKWFSAGGFPGWEEGILPGLRALLLPAISLAVVQSAILARFTRSAVLDVLREDFVRTARAKGVSERGALWGHVLRNAMIPVVTIMGLQFAELLAGTIVVESVFYLPGLGRLIFQSISNRDLIVVRNCVMLLAAMVVIVNFVVDVLYASIDPRVKASDI; encoded by the coding sequence ATGAGCGTGTTCCTGTTCAAGCGCCTGATCACCCTGGTCGCAACCCTGTTTGGCGCTTCGGTCGTGGTGTTCCTGGTTCTGGAAATCCTGCCCGGCAATGCGGCCCAGATCCTGATGGGCCCCGATGCGTCGCCCGAGGCGGTGCAGGCCCTGGCGCACAAGCTGGGCATCGACCGGCCGCCGCTGGAGCGCTACTTCGACTGGGTCGGCGGCATGCTCACCGGTGACCTGGGCACCAGCTACGCCTACAGCACCCCGGTGTCGGAACTGGTGCTCGAGCGCCTGAGCCTGACCGTGCCGCTGGCGGTGATGGCGATGCTGCTCACCGCGCTGATCGCGCTGGCCGCCGGCGTCTATGCCGCCGCGCGCCACAACAAGCTGGGCGACGTGGGCGTGATGGGCTTGTCGCAGATCGGCATCGCGATCCCCAACTTCTGGTTCGCGATCCTGCTGATCCTGCTGTTCTCGGTGCACCTCAAGTGGTTCTCCGCCGGCGGCTTCCCCGGCTGGGAAGAGGGCATCCTGCCGGGCCTGCGGGCGCTGCTGCTGCCGGCGATCTCGCTGGCCGTGGTGCAGTCGGCCATCCTGGCGCGCTTCACCCGCTCGGCGGTGCTGGACGTGCTGCGCGAGGATTTCGTGCGCACCGCCCGCGCCAAGGGCGTGAGCGAGCGCGGCGCGCTGTGGGGCCACGTGCTGCGCAACGCCATGATCCCGGTGGTGACCATCATGGGCCTGCAGTTCGCCGAGCTGCTGGCCGGCACCATCGTGGTGGAAAGCGTGTTCTACCTGCCCGGGCTGGGCCGGCTGATCTTCCAGTCGATCTCCAACCGCGACCTGATCGTGGTGCGCAACTGCGTGATGCTGCTGGCGGCGATGGTGGTGATCGTCAATTTCGTGGTCGACGTGCTGTATGCCTCGATCGACCCTCGCGTGAAAGCCAGCGACATATGA
- a CDS encoding ATP-binding cassette domain-containing protein encodes MSAPLLQVENLVRHYTMPREKLLGPPPVVHALNGVSFTIQAGRSLGIVGESGSGKSTLARLVMTLDRPTSGRVLLEGQDLHALAPAELRRVRRDFQMVFQDPYGSLDPRQTVERIVAEPISAQGGTTAAERRERAAEALASVGLRTNDLGKYPHEFSGGQRQRIAIARALITRPKLIVADEPVSALDVSVQAQVLNLMQDLQQQFGVTYMLISHDLAVVNHLCDDVAVLWQGRIVEQGPPARLFHAAEHPYTQALLDAVPKAEPPHIAAAASS; translated from the coding sequence ATGAGCGCTCCCCTGCTGCAGGTCGAGAACCTGGTTCGCCACTACACGATGCCGCGCGAGAAGCTGCTCGGGCCCCCGCCCGTGGTGCACGCGCTCAATGGCGTGAGCTTCACCATCCAGGCCGGCCGCAGCCTGGGCATCGTCGGCGAATCCGGCTCGGGCAAGTCCACGCTGGCGCGGCTGGTGATGACGCTGGACCGGCCGACCTCCGGCCGGGTGCTGCTGGAGGGGCAGGACCTGCATGCGCTGGCGCCGGCCGAGCTGCGCCGGGTTCGGCGCGACTTCCAGATGGTGTTCCAGGACCCCTACGGCTCGCTCGACCCGCGCCAGACGGTGGAGCGCATCGTGGCCGAACCGATCAGCGCGCAGGGCGGCACGACCGCGGCGGAGCGGCGCGAGCGCGCCGCCGAGGCGCTGGCCTCGGTGGGGCTGCGCACCAACGACCTGGGCAAGTACCCGCACGAGTTCTCCGGCGGCCAGCGCCAGCGCATCGCGATCGCCCGCGCGCTGATCACGCGGCCGAAGCTGATCGTGGCCGACGAGCCGGTCAGCGCGCTGGACGTCTCGGTACAGGCGCAGGTGCTCAACCTGATGCAGGACCTGCAGCAGCAGTTCGGCGTCACCTACATGCTGATCAGCCACGACCTGGCGGTGGTCAATCACCTGTGCGACGACGTGGCCGTGCTGTGGCAGGGCCGCATCGTCGAACAGGGCCCGCCGGCCCGGTTGTTCCATGCCGCCGAGCACCCCTACACGCAGGCGCTGCTCGATGCCGTGCCCAAGGCCGAGCCGCCCCACATCGCGGCCGCCGCATCATCCTGA
- a CDS encoding ABC transporter ATP-binding protein yields MALLEVKDLTIVLQTQRGPARAVRDVSFTLERGQTLGLVGESGCGKSITAMSLMGLLPEHSKVAGSIRFEGRELVGLPERQLCELRGDRIGMIFQEPMTALNPVHSIGRQVAEPLRLHRGMSAAAARKEAIALLDRVGIPDAARRIDAYPHQFSGGQRQRITIAMALACGPDLLIADEPTTALDVTIQQQILDLIRELVAERGMAMILISHDLGVVAQNVSRMLVMYGGSVVESGATGQVFANPSHPYTLGLFGARPRLGGPRGERLVTIPGTVPELVDLPGGCPFAGRCGWSRPECHVTVPAPREVGPGQQARCIRLDAVAADKAAALAKEPVA; encoded by the coding sequence ATGGCCCTGCTGGAAGTCAAGGACCTCACCATCGTGCTGCAGACGCAGCGCGGCCCGGCGCGCGCGGTGCGCGACGTGAGCTTCACGCTGGAGCGCGGCCAGACCCTGGGGCTGGTCGGCGAATCGGGCTGCGGCAAGTCGATCACCGCCATGTCGCTGATGGGGCTGCTGCCGGAACACTCGAAGGTGGCGGGCAGCATCCGCTTCGAGGGCCGCGAACTGGTCGGCCTGCCCGAGCGCCAGCTGTGCGAGCTGCGCGGCGACCGCATCGGCATGATCTTCCAGGAGCCGATGACGGCGCTCAACCCGGTGCACAGCATCGGCCGCCAGGTGGCCGAGCCGCTGCGGCTGCACCGCGGCATGTCGGCCGCGGCGGCGCGCAAGGAGGCGATCGCCCTGCTCGACCGGGTCGGCATCCCCGACGCCGCGCGCCGCATCGATGCCTACCCGCACCAGTTCTCGGGCGGGCAGCGCCAGCGCATCACCATCGCCATGGCGCTGGCCTGCGGCCCCGACCTGCTGATCGCCGACGAGCCCACCACCGCCCTGGACGTGACCATCCAGCAGCAGATCCTGGACCTGATCCGCGAACTGGTGGCCGAACGCGGCATGGCCATGATCCTGATCTCGCACGACCTCGGCGTGGTGGCGCAGAACGTCTCGCGCATGCTGGTGATGTACGGCGGCTCGGTGGTCGAAAGCGGCGCCACCGGCCAGGTGTTCGCCAACCCCTCGCACCCCTACACGCTGGGCCTGTTCGGCGCCCGCCCCCGGCTCGGCGGGCCGCGCGGCGAGCGGCTCGTCACCATCCCGGGCACCGTGCCCGAACTGGTCGACCTGCCGGGCGGCTGCCCCTTCGCCGGCCGCTGCGGCTGGAGCCGGCCCGAGTGCCACGTCACCGTGCCGGCGCCCCGCGAAGTCGGGCCGGGCCAGCAGGCCCGCTGCATCCGCCTGGATGCCGTCGCGGCCGACAAGGCCGCCGCCCTCGCCAAGGAGCCCGTGGCATGA
- the pth gene encoding aminoacyl-tRNA hydrolase produces the protein MIKLFVGLGNPGAEYEGTRHNAGFWWVDALARQLKLQLSPDKGYHGLVARGNVDGRTVWLLEPQTYMNLSGKSVAALARFFKIAPQEILVVHDELDVPPGQARLKLGGSHAGHNGLRDIHAQLGTGDYWRLRLGIGHPGVKSEVVDWVLRKPAPEQRDALLECIDRTLKAVPALLSGEMDKATQLVHTSKPPRPKPPRPPEAG, from the coding sequence ATGATCAAGCTGTTCGTCGGCCTGGGCAACCCGGGCGCCGAGTACGAGGGCACGCGCCACAACGCCGGCTTCTGGTGGGTCGACGCGCTGGCCCGCCAGCTCAAGCTGCAGCTGTCGCCCGACAAGGGCTACCACGGCCTGGTCGCGCGCGGCAACGTCGACGGCCGCACCGTCTGGCTGCTCGAGCCACAGACCTACATGAACCTGTCGGGCAAGTCGGTCGCGGCGCTGGCGCGCTTCTTCAAGATCGCCCCGCAGGAAATCCTGGTCGTGCACGACGAACTCGACGTTCCGCCCGGCCAGGCCCGGCTCAAGCTGGGCGGCAGCCACGCCGGCCACAACGGCCTGCGCGACATCCACGCCCAGCTGGGCACGGGCGACTACTGGCGGCTGCGCCTGGGCATCGGCCATCCGGGCGTGAAGTCGGAAGTGGTGGACTGGGTCCTGCGCAAGCCCGCGCCCGAGCAGCGTGACGCCCTGCTGGAGTGCATCGACCGCACGCTCAAGGCGGTGCCGGCGCTGCTGTCCGGCGAGATGGACAAGGCCACCCAGCTCGTGCACACCAGCAAGCCACCGCGGCCCAAGCCGCCGCGGCCGCCAGAAGCAGGCTGA